In Devosia beringensis, a single window of DNA contains:
- the pyrC gene encoding dihydroorotase — protein MTAPLLIENARILDPASGTDAVGAVLVENGLIAEIAIGRPIGVPDGAEVINAHGLMLSPGLIDMRVFTGEPGKEYRETLASAGEAAAAGGVTSFVMMPDTTPVVDDGALVDFLIRRAKATSKVNVLPAGAITKGLNGTEMTEYGLLQEAGAVCLTDGRHSIQCTSMLRTAMSYAANFGLTFVHHVSDTDLTGPGVMNEGLFATILGLKGIPREAETIPLARDLQLAALTGVKYHAAQISCAASVELVAAAKKRNKSVTAGVSINNLALNENDIGRYRTFFKLSTPLRSEDDRQAIIEGLRSGAVDTIHSDHDPQDTEVKRQPFAEASDGAIGLETLLAAALRLVHSGDVEILTVLRAMTSRPAEILGLSSGRIAVGAPADLILVDLDYPWQVDETALRSRSRNTSFEGARLAGKVMRTIVGGETVYLHED, from the coding sequence ATGACCGCCCCCCTGCTGATTGAAAATGCCCGCATCCTTGATCCGGCCTCCGGCACCGATGCCGTCGGCGCTGTGCTGGTCGAGAATGGCCTCATCGCCGAGATCGCCATCGGCAGGCCCATTGGCGTGCCCGACGGCGCCGAAGTGATCAATGCGCATGGCCTGATGCTGTCACCGGGCCTGATCGACATGCGCGTCTTTACCGGCGAGCCGGGCAAGGAATATCGCGAAACCCTGGCCTCGGCCGGCGAGGCTGCTGCTGCCGGCGGCGTCACCAGCTTTGTCATGATGCCCGATACCACCCCGGTGGTGGATGATGGCGCGCTGGTGGATTTCCTCATCCGCCGCGCCAAGGCCACTTCCAAGGTCAATGTGCTGCCCGCTGGCGCCATTACCAAGGGCCTCAACGGCACCGAGATGACCGAGTATGGCCTGCTGCAGGAGGCCGGCGCCGTCTGCCTCACCGATGGCCGCCACTCCATCCAGTGCACCTCCATGCTGCGCACGGCTATGAGCTATGCCGCCAATTTCGGCCTGACCTTCGTGCACCATGTCAGCGATACCGATCTCACCGGCCCCGGCGTGATGAATGAAGGCCTGTTCGCCACCATTCTGGGCCTCAAGGGCATTCCGCGCGAAGCAGAGACCATTCCGCTGGCGCGCGACCTGCAGCTGGCCGCCCTGACCGGCGTCAAATACCACGCCGCCCAGATCTCCTGCGCCGCCTCGGTGGAGCTGGTCGCCGCCGCCAAGAAGCGTAACAAGTCAGTTACGGCAGGGGTTTCCATCAATAACCTCGCGCTTAACGAGAACGACATCGGCCGCTACCGCACCTTCTTCAAGCTGTCGACGCCCTTGCGCTCGGAAGACGATCGCCAGGCCATCATCGAGGGCCTGCGCAGCGGCGCCGTGGACACCATCCATTCCGATCACGATCCGCAGGATACCGAGGTCAAGCGCCAGCCCTTTGCCGAAGCCTCGGACGGTGCCATCGGCCTTGAAACCCTGCTCGCCGCCGCGTTGCGCCTGGTCCATTCTGGCGATGTCGAAATCCTCACGGTCCTGCGCGCCATGACCAGCCGCCCCGCCGAAATTCTCGGCCTGTCCTCCGGCCGCATTGCCGTGGGTGCGCCGGCCGACCTGATCCTGGTCGATCTCGACTATCCCTGGCAGGTCGACGAAACCGCGCTGCGCTCCCGCTCCCGCAACACCAGCTTTGAGGGCGCCCGCCTTGCGGGCAAGGTCATGCGGACGATCGTCGGCGGCGAGACGGTGTATTTGCACGAAGACTGA
- a CDS encoding GNAT family N-acetyltransferase translates to MSVSIAIETALQDDVRGLVEQLNAHLLPLSPLEFQFKMTVEQMAGDDTTVFVARDDTGRAVGMGALKRYSAELGEVKRMFTLPDVRGQRVGSALLDAIVALARDKNLPMLMLETGGSAEMPEAHRLYQRSGFVARGPFLDYPDSQWSAFFEMPLRVEQPA, encoded by the coding sequence ATGAGCGTCAGCATCGCCATCGAGACGGCGCTGCAGGACGACGTGCGCGGTCTGGTCGAGCAGCTCAATGCGCATCTGCTGCCGCTGTCGCCGCTTGAATTCCAGTTCAAGATGACCGTCGAGCAGATGGCCGGCGACGACACCACGGTGTTCGTGGCGCGCGATGACACCGGCCGCGCCGTGGGCATGGGAGCGCTCAAGCGTTACTCGGCCGAGTTGGGCGAGGTCAAGCGCATGTTCACCCTGCCCGACGTGCGCGGGCAGCGCGTGGGCTCGGCCCTGCTGGACGCTATCGTGGCACTGGCCCGTGACAAAAACCTGCCCATGCTGATGCTGGAAACCGGCGGCAGCGCCGAGATGCCCGAAGCGCACCGGCTTTACCAGCGCAGTGGCTTTGTGGCGCGCGGGCCGTTTCTGGACTATCCTGACAGCCAATGGTCGGCATTTTTCGAAATGCCGCTGCGCGTGGAGCAGCCCGCATGA
- the ruvX gene encoding Holliday junction resolvase RuvX encodes MTEETQDFANPLAGIPATGRIMGLDLGTKTIGVAISDGMRYSATPLETIKRTKFTADAIRLDELIAQNAIVAVILGLPLNMDGSEGPRVQSTRAFARSLAQRITLPIAFWDERLSTSAVTRMMIQADMRRDRRAEVVDKLAASYILQGALDRLRHA; translated from the coding sequence ATGACTGAAGAAACGCAAGACTTCGCCAATCCGCTGGCCGGCATTCCCGCGACCGGCCGCATCATGGGGCTCGACCTGGGCACCAAGACCATTGGCGTGGCGATTTCCGACGGCATGCGCTATTCGGCCACCCCGCTCGAAACCATCAAGCGCACCAAATTCACCGCCGACGCCATTCGCCTCGACGAACTGATCGCGCAGAACGCCATTGTCGCCGTCATCCTGGGGCTGCCGCTCAACATGGATGGCTCGGAAGGCCCGCGCGTGCAGTCGACCCGCGCCTTTGCGCGCAGCCTCGCGCAGCGCATCACCCTGCCCATCGCCTTCTGGGACGAGCGCCTTTCCACCAGCGCCGTCACCCGCATGATGATCCAGGCCGACATGCGCCGCGACCGCCGCGCCGAGGTCGTCGACAAGCTGGCCGCCAGCTATATCCTGCAGGGCGCGCTGGACCGGCTGCGCCACGCCTGA
- the plsY gene encoding glycerol-3-phosphate 1-O-acyltransferase PlsY: MPFDILPLLYAAVLGYLCGSVPFGLLLTRAAGLGDIRAIGSGNIGATNVLRTGNRWLAAATLVLDAAKAAMPVLLARGLWGEEAAMLAGLGAFVGHCFPVWLGFKGGKGVAVFIGSLLALSWPVGLIFCAVWLFIAFARKFSSLAALTAGATAPIFAYVVVDERLAATAALMALLLFFQHRENIVRLIAGTEPTIGGGKKTI, translated from the coding sequence ATGCCCTTCGACATTCTCCCGCTGCTCTACGCCGCCGTCCTGGGCTATCTGTGCGGCTCGGTCCCCTTCGGCCTGCTGCTGACCCGGGCTGCCGGGCTGGGCGATATCCGCGCCATCGGCTCGGGCAATATCGGCGCCACCAATGTGCTGCGCACCGGCAATCGCTGGCTGGCTGCCGCGACCCTCGTGCTCGACGCCGCCAAGGCCGCCATGCCGGTGCTGCTGGCGCGCGGGCTCTGGGGCGAGGAAGCCGCCATGCTGGCGGGCCTGGGCGCCTTTGTCGGCCATTGCTTTCCGGTCTGGCTCGGCTTCAAGGGCGGCAAGGGCGTCGCCGTCTTTATCGGCTCGCTGCTGGCGCTGAGCTGGCCGGTCGGGCTGATCTTCTGCGCGGTCTGGCTGTTCATTGCCTTTGCCCGCAAGTTCTCCTCGCTGGCCGCCCTTACCGCCGGCGCCACGGCGCCGATCTTTGCCTATGTCGTGGTCGATGAACGCCTCGCCGCAACGGCCGCTCTCATGGCGCTGCTGCTGTTCTTCCAGCACCGCGAAAACATTGTCCGCCTGATCGCCGGCACCGAACCGACGATCGGCGGCGGCAAGAAAACCATCTGA
- the gatC gene encoding Asp-tRNA(Asn)/Glu-tRNA(Gln) amidotransferase subunit GatC, whose product MSVDAKTVKRIGSLARIRIEEHEVAGYQEELNAILGFIEQLSEVDVTGVVPMTSVMPMTLRLRDDVVSDGDYPAEIVANAPLSEDNFFMVPKVIE is encoded by the coding sequence ATGTCCGTCGACGCCAAGACCGTTAAGCGCATCGGGAGCCTGGCGCGCATCCGCATCGAGGAGCACGAGGTTGCCGGCTACCAGGAAGAGCTCAATGCGATTCTGGGTTTCATCGAGCAGCTGAGCGAAGTCGACGTTACCGGCGTGGTGCCGATGACCTCGGTCATGCCCATGACGCTTAGGCTGCGCGACGACGTGGTCAGCGACGGTGACTATCCCGCCGAGATCGTCGCCAATGCGCCGCTGAGCGAGGACAATTTCTTCATGGTCCCCAAGGTGATCGAATAA
- a CDS encoding aldo/keto reductase, producing the protein MQYRKLGNSGTVVSAYALGTMTFGAESDEATSFQLMDDYVAAGGNFIDTANVYSAGVSEEIVGRWLKRKPGVLRDLVITTKGRFPMGQGPNHLGLSAKNLREALDASLKRLGVEHIDLYQMHAWDALTPIEETLRFLDDAIGNGKIAYYGFSNFLGWQLTKAVWTAKAKGFAPPVTLQPQYNLLVRDIEHEIMPAALDAEIGLLPWSPLGGGWLSGKYKRDQMPTGATRLGEDPKRGMEAFDKRNAKSITWDVIGAVEDLAKARGASMAQVALAWVAAQPAVTSVILGARTTAQLKDNLGAADLVLSAEEIATLTDVSKPDMSDYPYGPGGIGQRNRKIEGGR; encoded by the coding sequence AGTATCGCAAGCTCGGTAATAGCGGCACCGTCGTTTCGGCCTACGCCCTGGGGACGATGACCTTCGGCGCGGAATCGGACGAGGCCACGTCATTCCAGCTGATGGATGATTATGTCGCGGCCGGCGGCAATTTCATCGACACCGCCAATGTCTATAGCGCCGGCGTGTCCGAGGAGATCGTCGGCCGCTGGCTCAAGCGCAAGCCCGGAGTGCTGCGCGACCTGGTGATCACCACCAAGGGCCGCTTTCCCATGGGGCAGGGGCCCAACCATCTCGGCCTCTCGGCCAAGAACCTGCGCGAGGCCCTGGACGCGTCGCTCAAACGCCTGGGCGTCGAGCATATCGACCTCTACCAGATGCATGCCTGGGACGCGCTGACGCCGATCGAGGAGACGCTGCGCTTTCTCGATGACGCGATCGGTAATGGCAAGATTGCCTATTACGGCTTTTCCAACTTCCTCGGCTGGCAGCTGACCAAGGCGGTCTGGACGGCCAAGGCCAAGGGCTTTGCCCCGCCGGTGACGCTGCAGCCACAATATAACCTCTTGGTCCGCGACATCGAGCACGAGATCATGCCGGCGGCGCTCGATGCCGAGATCGGCCTGCTCCCCTGGTCGCCTCTGGGTGGCGGCTGGCTGAGCGGCAAATACAAGCGCGACCAGATGCCAACCGGGGCGACGCGCCTGGGCGAAGACCCCAAGCGCGGCATGGAGGCCTTCGACAAGCGCAATGCCAAGTCGATCACCTGGGACGTCATCGGCGCCGTGGAAGACCTGGCCAAGGCGCGCGGCGCCAGTATGGCGCAGGTAGCCCTGGCCTGGGTGGCGGCGCAGCCGGCGGTGACCTCGGTGATCCTGGGCGCACGGACGACGGCGCAACTCAAGGATAATCTGGGCGCCGCCGACTTGGTGCTGAGCGCCGAGGAGATCGCCACGCTGACCGATGTCAGCAAGCCGGACATGAGCGACTATCCCTATGGCCCCGGCGGCATCGGCCAGCGCAACCGCAAGATCGAAGGCGGGCGGTAG
- the dprA gene encoding DNA-processing protein DprA — translation MAPDPGATILTPAQRLSWLRLIRTDNVGPATFNQLLSRFGSAEAALEALPDLTRRAGKPVRITTKAEAEDEMAGLARYGARLVARSDADYPPLLRFIAGAPPLLTLAGGAALDWQRTVAIVGARNASSAGIKMTRLLATDLGAAGYTVVSGLARGIDAAAHAASLTTGTIAVLAGGFDKIYPEQNIGLAHDILDAGGALLTEMPLGWEPRARDFPRRNRLVSGLSLGVVVVEAAQRSGSLITARLALEQDRDVFAVPGSPLDPRAEGGNLLIQQGARLVISAADIIDTLGSADPARTSLFEGDWQPDLAAEAAPPSDSDKSRLLSALSATPMDVDELIRQSGLSASAMQMLLLELDLAGQIEWSSGQLVALKYL, via the coding sequence ATGGCGCCTGACCCGGGTGCCACAATACTGACCCCGGCGCAGCGTCTGTCCTGGCTGCGCCTGATCCGCACCGACAATGTCGGTCCGGCCACGTTCAACCAGCTTTTGAGTCGCTTCGGCTCGGCCGAGGCCGCGCTCGAGGCCCTGCCCGACCTGACGCGCCGCGCTGGCAAGCCCGTCCGCATCACCACAAAGGCCGAAGCCGAGGACGAAATGGCCGGCCTTGCCCGCTATGGCGCCCGCCTCGTCGCCCGCAGCGATGCCGATTACCCGCCGCTGCTGCGCTTCATCGCCGGCGCCCCGCCGCTGCTGACCCTGGCCGGCGGCGCGGCGCTTGACTGGCAGCGCACAGTGGCCATTGTCGGCGCGCGCAATGCCTCGTCGGCCGGCATCAAGATGACGCGCCTGCTGGCCACCGATCTGGGGGCTGCCGGCTATACCGTGGTCTCGGGTCTCGCCCGCGGCATCGACGCCGCCGCCCACGCCGCCAGTCTGACCACCGGCACCATTGCCGTGCTGGCCGGTGGCTTCGACAAGATCTATCCCGAGCAGAATATTGGCCTGGCACATGATATTCTCGACGCTGGCGGGGCCTTACTCACCGAAATGCCGCTGGGCTGGGAACCCCGCGCCCGCGACTTTCCGCGCCGCAACCGTTTGGTTTCGGGACTTTCCCTGGGTGTCGTGGTAGTGGAAGCCGCGCAGCGCAGTGGCTCGCTGATTACCGCCCGGCTGGCGCTGGAGCAGGACCGCGACGTCTTTGCCGTCCCCGGCTCGCCGCTCGATCCGCGGGCAGAGGGTGGTAACCTGCTGATCCAGCAAGGCGCCAGGCTGGTCATCAGTGCCGCCGACATCATCGACACCCTGGGCAGCGCCGACCCGGCCCGCACCAGCCTTTTTGAAGGCGATTGGCAGCCCGACCTCGCCGCCGAAGCGGCGCCGCCCAGCGACAGCGACAAGTCCCGGCTCCTGTCGGCGCTCAGCGCCACGCCGATGGATGTCGACGAACTGATCCGACAATCGGGCCTTTCCGCCAGCGCCATGCAGATGCTGCTGCTTGAACTGGATCTCGCCGGCCAGATCGAGTGGTCGAGCGGGCAGCTGGTGGCGCTGAAATATCTGTAG
- a CDS encoding aspartate carbamoyltransferase catalytic subunit — protein MAQARASTASTSSAGSSGDYPPFNQRHLLSIADLQQHEIVDLLDRAEAMVPVSRQERKSHPTLSGKTQINLFFEPSTRTQGSFEIAGKRLGALVMNMSVKTSSVSKGETLIDTAATLNAMRPDVIVVRHSAAGAVELLSQKVGCAVINAGDGAHEHPTQALLDALTIRRHKGRISGLTVAICGDIANSRVVRSNLLLLGALNVRTRVIAPRNLLPAGIENLATEVFTDMREGLRGADVVMTLRLQHERAQGRMIPSVREYYRFYGLDAEKLAFAKPDAIVMHPGPMNRGVEIDPAIADGVQSVINEQVEMGVAVRMAVLDALLPTRNEA, from the coding sequence ATGGCCCAAGCTCGCGCCAGCACAGCCTCGACGTCGTCCGCCGGCTCCTCCGGCGATTATCCCCCGTTCAATCAGCGCCATCTGCTCTCGATCGCCGATCTGCAGCAACACGAGATCGTGGATCTGCTCGACCGCGCCGAAGCCATGGTGCCGGTCAGCCGGCAGGAGCGCAAAAGCCACCCCACCCTTAGCGGCAAGACGCAGATCAACCTGTTCTTCGAGCCCTCCACCCGCACCCAGGGCTCGTTCGAGATCGCCGGCAAGCGCCTGGGCGCCCTGGTGATGAACATGTCGGTCAAGACCAGTTCGGTCAGCAAGGGCGAAACCCTGATCGACACCGCCGCGACGCTCAATGCCATGCGCCCCGACGTCATCGTGGTGCGCCATTCGGCGGCTGGCGCCGTGGAGCTGCTGAGCCAGAAGGTCGGCTGCGCCGTCATCAATGCCGGCGATGGCGCGCATGAGCACCCGACCCAGGCCTTGCTAGACGCCCTCACCATCCGCCGCCACAAGGGCCGCATTTCCGGGCTGACCGTCGCCATCTGCGGCGACATCGCCAATTCCCGCGTGGTCCGCTCCAATCTGCTGCTGCTGGGCGCCCTCAATGTGCGCACCCGGGTCATCGCCCCGCGCAACCTGCTGCCGGCGGGCATCGAAAACCTCGCCACCGAGGTCTTCACCGACATGCGCGAGGGCCTGAGGGGCGCCGATGTGGTGATGACGCTGCGCCTGCAGCATGAGCGCGCCCAGGGCCGCATGATCCCCTCGGTGCGCGAATATTACCGCTTCTACGGCCTCGACGCGGAAAAGCTGGCCTTTGCCAAGCCGGACGCCATTGTCATGCATCCCGGGCCGATGAACCGCGGCGTCGAGATCGATCCGGCCATTGCCGATGGCGTGCAGTCGGTGATCAACGAGCAGGTGGAAATGGGCGTTGCCGTGCGCATGGCCGTGCTCGATGCCCTGCTGCCGACGAGGAACGAGGCATGA